In bacterium, the genomic stretch ATGTTCCGTCAATTTATTTTCAGAAAAACTGTCAGGCAAACAAATGAAGGTTTTTAATTGACTATCTATGGTATTTTTGATATATTGACTAAATTAGATGAATTATTTTTAACAGGGTACAATTTTTGGTAAAAGTTTTTTTAGGGCTTGGGTCAAATCAGGGAAACAGAGAATTAAACCTCGTTAAATCGATAGATTTTTTGCGGGAAATGGAAGGTATTGAGGTTCTAAATATTTCTTCTGTCTACATAACGGAACCCTGGGGAGTGAAAGATCAGCCGGATTTTTTGAATCTTGTACTACAGATAAGTACGAAATTATCTGCAAAAGAGCTTTTAAAAGGGTGCATGAATATCGAAAAATCGGTTGGAAGAGAAAAAACGTATAAGTGGGGCCCGCGAATAATAGATATTGATATTTTAATGTACGGGGATGAGATTATTTCAGAGCAGGATTTAATCCTGCCCCATGCGTTCCTGACAGAGCGGCGTTTTGAGTTGGTGCCGCTTGCAGAGATCTGCCCGAACTGCGTTATTCCGGGCAAAAATGTAACTGTTAAAGATGCTCTTTTATCGTGCATGGATAAAAGTAGTGTGAAATTACACAGTACTCAACTGTAAACCCCGGAGGATTTAATTGAAAGAGGCAAATTATTTTGCCATTGAGGGTGTTATAGGCGCAGGGAAAACATGCCTTGCAGAGCTGTTGTCAGAGAGGCTTGAAGGTGATCTGATACTGGAAAATCCTGAAACCAATCCATATCTTGAGGATTTTTATAAAAACAGGAAAAGATATGCTTTTCAGGTTCAGCTGTTTTTTCTTTTAAGCCGCTACCGCCAGCTTGTAGAATTCCAGCAGCAGGACCTTTTCCGTTCGTGCATTGTGGCTGATTACATTTTCCAGAAAGATAAAATATTTGCATACGTAAATCTCGAAGACAGAGATTATCAATTATATAAGAAGATTGCCCTTATGCTTGAACAGGAACTGCCGAAACCGGATCTTGTTATATATCTTCAGAGTAGTACGGAAAGACTGATAGCAAATATAAAGAAAAGAGGCAACCGTTACGAAAAAACAATATCAAAAGACTACATTAAAAAGCTGAATGATGCGTACAATGAATTCTTTTTCAGATATACTGATACTTCACTTCTTGTTATTAATTCATCGGAAATTGATTTTGTAGAAAATGAAGATGACCTTGAAGATCTTATTACTCAGATATTAAATCCGCCGGCAGGGATGAAATATTATATACCAAAAAAAGGTTAAAAAATTATGTTTCGTTTTATTTTTACAGCATTAATTGTATATTTCGGATACCGTTATTTAAAAAATGTGTGGAAAAGAACATCTCAGCCTGCCAATGTACGGGGAAAGAAAAAAAGCAGGCCTATGGATTTTGACGATCAGAAGATTGTTGATGCCAAGTTTGAGGATATTGACGAAGAAGAGAAAGATTCCTGATGAATACTTATATCCGCATCCTGAAATATTTAAAACCCTACTGGTCCAGGCTTGCCGGTTCAATTATTTGTGTTCTTTTCTTTGTAATGTTTTCAAGCGGCTCACTTATTTCAGTTATGCCGTTTTTATCAACTATATTTACAAATGGGGCGGAACAGGCATCTGTACAATCGCCAGTTGCCAATATAAGCTCAGTACCGGAGTCAGTTGTTCCGAATGCAGGGATAAAAAAAGAAGCCATAAAAAAGAAGTTATATACCTTTTTTCTCGGCAAAGACTGGAAACAAAACAGATTAAATGCGCTTCACAGAATTTGTGTTCTGCTGGTTTTTGTTATTTTGCTGAAAAGCCTTTTCGGTTATCTTCAGGCTTATCTGATGGCGTATGTTGAGCAGGGTGTAATAAGAGACATACGTAATGATATTTATCGCCATATCCACAGATTATCATTGAGCTATTTTGACAGAACACGTACAGGCCAGATGATTTCCCGTATAACAAATGATGTTAATCTTGTAAACGGAGGGCTTTCTGCAAGTTTTTTCACATTAATTAAAAATCCCCTTTTAATAATTACTTCCCTATCAATAGCATTTATCATCTCATGGAAATTGACAATTGCGTCTTTTGTTGTTCTGCCTGTGAGCCTGATTATTATAGGCTGGCTCGGACTAAAATTGAGAAAAGACAGCCGTATTTCACAGCAGAAAATGGCTGATGTTACATCAGTTCTTCAGGAGACAATAGCAGGAGCAAGAATTGTTAAGGCTTTTGGTATGGAGGATTTTGAGATAAAGAAATTTGCAAAAGAGACAAACCGGTATTTCAGAACGCTTCTGCGCCTTACACGAATAAGGAATCTGGCTTCTCCCATCACTGAATTTCTCGGCACTATGGTAGGAGTAGGAATTCTCTGGTACGGCGGCCAGCAGGTACTTGGAGGTGTTCATGGAAGTTCCGGCCTCAGCCCTGCTGAGTTTATAACTTTTCTCATGGTAATTTTTTCCATAATGCAGCCTGTAAAAGAGATGTCAAGCGTAAATAACAGAATCCAGGAGGCGCTTGCAGCAGGAGAGAGGATTTTTTCCCTTTTGGATACTGAGCCGGATATAAAAGAAGTTGATAATCCTGTTTCATGTCCGGATTTCAAAGATTCTATTATATATGACAATGTGAGATTTGCATATAACAGGAAGAGGGATCTAATACTTGACTCTGTGTCTTTAACTGTGAAGAAGGGAGAAATTTTTGCCATTGTGGGGCCGAGCGGAGCAGGAAAATCCACTCTTGTTGATCTGCTGCCGAGATTTTATGACCCGCAAAAAGGGAGAATCCTGATTGATGGTACTGATATCTCCTATATGAAAGTGAGAGATTTAAGACAGCTTATGGGAATTGTCACACAGGAAACGATTTTGTTTAATGATACTGTCCGGAACAATATTGCTTATGGAATGGAAGATACGGACATGTCCAAAGTTGTCGAAGCTGCAAAAATTGCAAATGCCCACAGATTCATAGAGAAGATGGAAAACGGCTATGATACTGTAATCGGTGAAAGGGGAGTCAAGCTTTCCGGAGGGGAGAAGCAGAGGCTTGCAATAGCAAGGGCGGTTCTGAAAAATCCGCCGATACTGATACTTGACGAAGCTACATCTTCTCTTGATACTGAATCCGAACTACTTGTTCAGGAAGCTCTTGACAGGCTTATGAAGAACAGGACATCCCTTGTTATTGCGCACAGGCTGTCAACAGTGCAGCATGCAGATACAATAATCGTTCTGGACAAGGGGAAGATAGTGGAAAAGGGAAGCCATAAAACACTTCTGCATAAAGAGGGGCTGTACAAACGTCTGTACAATATGCAGTTCAGAGACAATGCCAAAGTGAATAAAGTTTAGAGGGATTGCTAATGTCAAAAATAGTAATTCAGACAGATAAAGCACCTGCTGCAATCGGGCCTTACAGCCAGGCAGTTAAGATAAAATCCTCAGGCTTTCTTTTTACTGCAGGCCAAATACCGATTGACCCTGAAACAGGCAAAATTTCAGGCTATACAATCAAAGAACAGACTCGTCAGGCTCTTCTGAATCTTAAGAATGTGGTTGAAGCCGGAGGCTCGTGCCTTGAGAATGTTATAAAAACCACAGTCTTTTTAAAAGACATGAAGGATTTTTCTGAGATGAACGAGGTTTACCGGGAATATTTTAAAGAGTATCCCCCTGCACGTTCTGCAATTGAGGCTTCAAGACTGCCGAAAGATGTTCTTGTTGAAGTTGAATGTGTGGCTGCTGTAAATGAGTAAATCATGATAAGAAGAATTGTAATTGTTTTTTTAGTTTCATTATTTTTCAGTACATATGCATTTTCTCAAAAGGCTGATACAAGCAGGTCTGTAAATCTGTATGTTAAACCGCACAGTACGGTAAAATCGGTTTTGCTTTCCGCTGTTATACCGGGAGCAGGGCAGATTTATAACGGGCAGAAAATAAAAAGTATTATTGCTGTAGGAGGAATTGCAGCATTGAGTTATGCTGCAAATATTCAGAACAAAAGAGCCCTTGATTCGGAATCAGATATTGAGAGAGAATATTATAAAGGTGACAGAGACAGATTTATTATTTATGCTGTACTGTTCTATTTTCTGAATATCATAGATGCCTATGTTGACGCAGAGCTGAGAGATTTTGATACAGGCCCTGATTTATCTATGATCTCCGGAAGAAATCAATTTGTAGGAGTGCAATTTAACTGGTCATTTTAAGCTTATGAGGTTGGCGATGGATAGAAAAGAGGCATTGGAGCTTGTCAAAAAATATGTTTCAAATAAAAACCTTATCAAACACATGCTTGCAGTTGAAGCAGTTATGAAATTTCTTGCACAGAAATTTAAAGAGGACGAAGACATGTGGGCATTGGCAGGCCTTCTGCACGATTTGGATTATGATCAAACTGCTAATGATTTTAAAAATCACGGG encodes the following:
- a CDS encoding ABC transporter ATP-binding protein: MNTYIRILKYLKPYWSRLAGSIICVLFFVMFSSGSLISVMPFLSTIFTNGAEQASVQSPVANISSVPESVVPNAGIKKEAIKKKLYTFFLGKDWKQNRLNALHRICVLLVFVILLKSLFGYLQAYLMAYVEQGVIRDIRNDIYRHIHRLSLSYFDRTRTGQMISRITNDVNLVNGGLSASFFTLIKNPLLIITSLSIAFIISWKLTIASFVVLPVSLIIIGWLGLKLRKDSRISQQKMADVTSVLQETIAGARIVKAFGMEDFEIKKFAKETNRYFRTLLRLTRIRNLASPITEFLGTMVGVGILWYGGQQVLGGVHGSSGLSPAEFITFLMVIFSIMQPVKEMSSVNNRIQEALAAGERIFSLLDTEPDIKEVDNPVSCPDFKDSIIYDNVRFAYNRKRDLILDSVSLTVKKGEIFAIVGPSGAGKSTLVDLLPRFYDPQKGRILIDGTDISYMKVRDLRQLMGIVTQETILFNDTVRNNIAYGMEDTDMSKVVEAAKIANAHRFIEKMENGYDTVIGERGVKLSGGEKQRLAIARAVLKNPPILILDEATSSLDTESELLVQEALDRLMKNRTSLVIAHRLSTVQHADTIIVLDKGKIVEKGSHKTLLHKEGLYKRLYNMQFRDNAKVNKV
- a CDS encoding RidA family protein, which gives rise to MSKIVIQTDKAPAAIGPYSQAVKIKSSGFLFTAGQIPIDPETGKISGYTIKEQTRQALLNLKNVVEAGGSCLENVIKTTVFLKDMKDFSEMNEVYREYFKEYPPARSAIEASRLPKDVLVEVECVAAVNE
- the folK gene encoding 2-amino-4-hydroxy-6-hydroxymethyldihydropteridine diphosphokinase; translation: MVKVFLGLGSNQGNRELNLVKSIDFLREMEGIEVLNISSVYITEPWGVKDQPDFLNLVLQISTKLSAKELLKGCMNIEKSVGREKTYKWGPRIIDIDILMYGDEIISEQDLILPHAFLTERRFELVPLAEICPNCVIPGKNVTVKDALLSCMDKSSVKLHSTQL
- a CDS encoding deoxynucleoside kinase, producing the protein MKEANYFAIEGVIGAGKTCLAELLSERLEGDLILENPETNPYLEDFYKNRKRYAFQVQLFFLLSRYRQLVEFQQQDLFRSCIVADYIFQKDKIFAYVNLEDRDYQLYKKIALMLEQELPKPDLVIYLQSSTERLIANIKKRGNRYEKTISKDYIKKLNDAYNEFFFRYTDTSLLVINSSEIDFVENEDDLEDLITQILNPPAGMKYYIPKKG